One stretch of Acidobacteriota bacterium DNA includes these proteins:
- a CDS encoding methyltransferase domain-containing protein, with translation MTGPHGEQVSMIDARVSTPALRRAYDCYSHFYGALAAPLERKARMLALARAGLTRQDAVLEVAVGPGVTFLEILKRVDSPQVVYGVDLSPKMLRAARRRALGAGYAHFDLREADARSLPFGDATFDVVYNSYMLDLIPLGEMPRVLSEFRRVLKPGGRLALANFSKRAGSKTMRLYEAAYTALPARWVPYVAGGCRPVLMAGRVAQAGFHHVEQEFVPGIIPSEVVTAARDR, from the coding sequence ATGACAGGACCACATGGCGAACAGGTTTCGATGATCGACGCGCGCGTGTCAACGCCGGCGCTTCGCCGGGCGTACGACTGCTACAGCCACTTTTACGGCGCGCTCGCCGCGCCGCTCGAGCGAAAGGCGAGGATGCTCGCGCTCGCCCGGGCCGGCCTCACGCGACAGGACGCCGTCCTGGAGGTCGCCGTCGGTCCCGGGGTCACGTTTCTGGAGATTCTGAAGCGCGTCGACAGCCCGCAGGTGGTATACGGCGTCGACCTTTCACCGAAGATGCTTCGCGCGGCCCGGCGCCGTGCGCTCGGCGCCGGCTACGCGCATTTCGACCTGCGCGAAGCGGACGCGCGGTCCCTGCCGTTCGGCGACGCGACGTTCGACGTGGTCTACAACAGCTACATGCTCGACCTGATTCCGCTCGGGGAGATGCCTCGTGTCCTGTCGGAGTTTCGTCGCGTGCTGAAGCCGGGTGGCCGTCTCGCGCTTGCGAACTTCAGCAAGCGGGCCGGCAGCAAGACCATGCGGCTCTACGAGGCGGCGTACACGGCGCTTCCGGCGCGCTGGGTGCCGTATGTCGCGGGGGGCTGCCGGCCGGTGCTGATGGCCGGCCGCGTCGCCCAGGCGGGATTTCATCACGTGGAGCAGGAGTTCGTGCCGGGGATCATTCCGTCGGAGGTGGTCACCGCGGCGCGCGACCGCTGA
- a CDS encoding MBL fold metallo-hydrolase has protein sequence MSIAWPLIAALLTTAALSVRACVGRITTSASLVPRAAPTFERGENAVVFVGHATTLIHLDGATILTDPNFNDRVMFLRRSRAPGLGIDALPPLDAVLISHAHRDHLDFRTLERLPREVVILIAKGNGHYLRERGFTRVHEVEAGRLTRIGRIDVIAVPVAHSGARNSASATWPRAFSYIVRGEKSVYFAGDTGPSPAFSEIGRAYRIDVALLPIGAYRPRWFMKDHHLSPADALHAFAMLRARHLIPIHWGSFRMAFDAVDEPREVLQNLLEHDPVRERVHVLPNGGRYRF, from the coding sequence ATGTCCATCGCATGGCCGCTGATTGCCGCATTGCTGACGACGGCCGCCCTGTCGGTCCGGGCGTGCGTGGGTCGGATCACGACGTCCGCCAGTCTCGTCCCGCGCGCCGCACCGACGTTCGAGCGAGGAGAGAACGCGGTCGTCTTCGTCGGGCACGCGACGACGCTGATCCATCTGGACGGGGCGACGATCCTCACCGACCCGAACTTCAACGATCGTGTCATGTTCCTCCGCCGGTCGCGGGCGCCGGGGCTGGGAATCGACGCGCTGCCGCCGCTCGACGCGGTGCTGATCTCGCACGCGCACCGCGATCATCTGGACTTCCGCACGCTCGAGCGTCTCCCGAGGGAGGTCGTGATCCTGATTGCGAAAGGGAACGGGCACTACCTGCGGGAGCGAGGGTTCACGCGGGTGCACGAGGTCGAGGCGGGGCGGCTGACACGCATCGGGCGCATCGATGTCATCGCCGTGCCGGTGGCGCACAGCGGCGCCCGCAATTCCGCGTCGGCCACGTGGCCCAGAGCGTTCAGCTACATCGTTCGCGGAGAGAAGAGCGTCTATTTCGCCGGTGATACCGGTCCGTCGCCCGCCTTCAGCGAGATCGGCCGCGCCTATCGGATCGATGTCGCCCTGCTTCCGATCGGCGCGTACCGGCCGCGGTGGTTCATGAAGGACCACCACCTCAGCCCCGCCGACGCGCTCCACGCGTTCGCGATGCTGCGCGCCCGTCACCTGATTCCGATCCACTGGGGCTCGTTCAGGATGGCGTTCGACGCGGTCGACGAACCCCGCGAGGTTCTGCAAAACCTGCTGGAGCACGACCCGGTGAGGGAGCGCGTGCACGTGCTCCCGAACGGGGGTCGATATCGATTCTGA
- a CDS encoding TolC family protein encodes MTVRAVSPALAIAVLVGTTITASAQPLSRAEAVAQAITAHPQVKLALEQVAVLEGRITEARADALPDLSWSMRALRSRDPGLLNTPNFDSFPAEFRAALRPIPGNMFDAYAAVQQTLFSFKLGHAVGAAKLAREAGDEQVRFARQTIALQAIHGYNDLLFALEQLRVARSAIEQKEAHVNVARSRRSAGVATELDVLRVEVDLENERAALFRAETQVAAARARLNTIMLRPIDSAVEPTDSFSVEPVASTFEAAVEEALASRPELQSLRLELQVRDRLIDVSRAEMKPRVDLTAGYGFSARNPRDLADLDFARWSAAVTATIPVFDGHRTAGRIAQGLAERNVVAQRIAALENQVRLDVQALWDSLLLAERTLAAADLNVAQARRAVDMTEANYRLGTATPLDVLDAQQALVLAEDIRNQALLTRANSRASLSFVMGRDPLTDGRPAAPAKR; translated from the coding sequence ATGACCGTACGAGCAGTCAGCCCGGCTCTTGCCATCGCGGTGTTAGTGGGCACCACCATCACAGCGTCCGCCCAGCCGCTTTCGCGCGCGGAAGCCGTTGCCCAGGCGATCACGGCGCATCCCCAGGTCAAACTTGCGCTCGAGCAGGTTGCCGTACTTGAAGGCCGGATCACCGAGGCGCGCGCCGATGCGTTGCCCGATCTCTCCTGGTCCATGCGCGCGCTTCGCTCCAGGGACCCGGGATTGCTGAACACGCCGAACTTCGACAGCTTTCCGGCCGAATTCCGGGCCGCGCTGCGGCCGATCCCGGGCAACATGTTCGACGCGTACGCGGCCGTTCAGCAAACGCTGTTCAGCTTCAAGTTGGGCCACGCCGTCGGCGCGGCGAAGCTCGCCCGCGAGGCCGGCGACGAACAGGTGCGTTTCGCGCGCCAGACCATCGCCCTGCAGGCCATTCACGGCTACAACGATCTGCTGTTCGCCCTGGAGCAGCTGCGCGTCGCAAGAAGCGCGATCGAGCAGAAAGAGGCCCACGTCAACGTGGCCAGAAGCCGCCGCAGCGCCGGCGTCGCCACCGAGCTCGACGTCCTTCGTGTCGAAGTCGACCTCGAGAACGAGCGCGCGGCGCTGTTTCGCGCCGAGACGCAGGTGGCGGCGGCTCGCGCGCGCCTGAACACCATCATGCTGCGGCCGATCGACTCCGCCGTCGAGCCCACCGATTCATTCAGCGTCGAGCCGGTCGCGAGCACCTTCGAGGCGGCAGTCGAGGAAGCGCTGGCGTCACGTCCGGAACTCCAGTCCCTTCGGCTCGAGCTTCAAGTGCGCGACAGGCTGATCGACGTCAGCCGCGCGGAGATGAAGCCGCGCGTCGATCTCACCGCAGGGTATGGATTTTCCGCGCGGAATCCGCGCGACCTCGCCGACCTCGACTTCGCACGGTGGTCGGCGGCCGTGACCGCCACCATTCCGGTGTTCGACGGCCACAGAACCGCAGGCCGCATAGCCCAGGGACTCGCGGAGCGCAACGTCGTGGCCCAGCGGATCGCCGCGCTGGAAAACCAGGTGAGGCTTGACGTGCAGGCGCTCTGGGACTCGCTGTTGCTGGCCGAACGCACGCTGGCAGCCGCCGATCTCAACGTGGCGCAGGCGCGCCGGGCGGTCGACATGACCGAGGCGAACTACCGGCTGGGCACCGCGACCCCGCTCGACGTGCTGGACGCACAACAGGCGCTCGTCCTCGCGGAGGACATCCGCAACCAGGCCCTGTTGACGCGCGCGAACTCGCGCGCCTCGCTCAGCTTCGTCATGGGCCGCGATCCCCTGACCGACGGGCGGCCCGCGGCCCCGGCGAAGCGATGA
- a CDS encoding AbrB/MazE/SpoVT family DNA-binding domain-containing protein, whose amino-acid sequence MTRSRTAATDTRPKRRERRPPSAAAGCCRVAGLVTVDERGQMVLPKSVRERAAIRAGDQLALVSWEQGDDIHGVFLIKADHLTDLISAMLEPALGRLGKEPRR is encoded by the coding sequence ATGACGCGATCGCGCACCGCGGCCACCGACACGCGACCGAAACGGCGCGAACGCCGGCCTCCAAGCGCCGCGGCGGGCTGCTGCCGCGTGGCGGGGCTGGTCACGGTCGACGAGCGCGGCCAGATGGTGCTGCCCAAGAGCGTGCGCGAGCGTGCCGCGATCCGCGCGGGGGACCAGCTGGCGCTCGTCAGCTGGGAGCAGGGGGACGACATCCATGGCGTGTTCCTCATCAAGGCCGATCACCTGACGGACTTGATCAGCGCCATGCTCGAGCCGGCGCTCGGTCGCCTCGGTAAGGAGCCACGCAGATGA
- a CDS encoding TetR/AcrR family transcriptional regulator has translation MVSRTLPAARRLVNTPPYGPKCPVGSSARRRGKSRALGAADGVAAALEAIRKDGIEAVAVEPLARKLRVTKGSFYWHFTDRDAWLTAALRRWEELETEAIIAGLACVDDPGERLKLLLMDITDPSRDYGVELALFRAGDHRLVRPVLRRVVARRMAYVEECYRALGLTGAEARRRAFLAYTAYVGFLHLRPEAAKLLSSGEELAAFRQHVIDTLIAGPPKPG, from the coding sequence ATGGTTAGCCGGACTCTACCGGCGGCGCGGCGCCTTGTCAATACGCCTCCGTATGGTCCAAAATGCCCCGTGGGCTCATCCGCACGCCGGCGGGGAAAAAGCCGGGCGCTCGGCGCCGCGGACGGGGTCGCGGCGGCGCTCGAGGCGATCAGGAAAGACGGGATCGAAGCGGTCGCCGTGGAGCCCCTCGCGCGGAAACTGCGGGTCACGAAAGGGAGCTTCTACTGGCACTTCACCGATCGCGACGCGTGGCTGACCGCGGCGCTGCGACGGTGGGAAGAACTCGAAACCGAGGCGATCATCGCGGGACTGGCGTGCGTCGACGACCCGGGTGAGCGGCTGAAACTGCTGCTCATGGACATCACGGATCCCTCGCGCGACTACGGAGTGGAGCTGGCGCTGTTTCGTGCCGGCGATCACCGCCTCGTCCGCCCGGTGTTACGCCGCGTCGTGGCCCGGCGAATGGCGTACGTCGAGGAGTGCTACCGTGCGCTCGGATTGACCGGCGCCGAAGCAAGGCGGCGCGCCTTTCTTGCGTATACCGCGTACGTGGGGTTTCTCCATTTGCGGCCGGAAGCCGCGAAGCTCCTGTCATCCGGCGAGGAGCTGGCCGCCTTCCGGCAGCACGTGATCGACACGCTGATCGCCGGTCCGCCCAAGCCAGGATAA
- a CDS encoding efflux RND transporter permease subunit, which produces MILSDLSIKQPVFATMMMAALAVLGLSSYRALQVDLFPDVDFPVVTVTIRYAGAAPETVERDVTKKVEEAINTVEGVRHIESTSQEGLSNIVVQFNIGVPTLSASQDIRGKVAAIRGDLPRDIDEPIIQRLDPAATPIVSVAIDAPALTARAITDIADKVIKRRLENVPGVGAVNLVGQATREIQVLVDRNRLEGYALSLDEVVQALGRENVDATAGAADRGRTEATVRVAAQGRSAADIAAIPVKRADGRTLLVRDVAQVVDGIEQARSLAFVDDRPAIALDVRKQAGANTVAVADGVRAAVARLAPDLPAGVSLQMVRDDSTFIRDSIEDVQTTLVLGGLLTVFIVFLFLNSWRSTVITGLTLPISVVAAFIAMRLFGFTLNVLTLMGLSLAIGILIDDAIVVRENIVRHMQRGKDHLNAARDGTSEIGLAVMATTFTIVAVFVPVAFMSGIVGQFFYEFGITVTAAVLVSLFVSFTLDPMLSSQWYDPDVEERRRRGPVGRLLQRFNALFDSLHVTYERALDRALRHRWIVVAVAVAAFIGAFPILAVLGGDFLPDFNRGEYQVHFKATPGTTLRETGDRALGATARLRSLPDVEYAYTTIGEAGVSFRPVTEGSTYVKLKHGTEKTFSEVLREGRRAVAQVPGLTYAFIEADAFGQKPIQISVRGADIEVLDRLSKAFAAEVRKIPGVADVESSLETSKPELRIEVDRQRAGDLGIPVATIAATLQAAVVGQVATTIEDSAGDTHDVRVRLRPDQRRYAQDLMLLSVPTDKDDDRGDKILKPLREFAGVRPGSGPSSIRRRDLVREVRVSANTDGRPLQEVSGDVLAAAARIGVPPGYDIIAGGDSEELANMFRSMFEALALAVIFIYLILASQFASFTHPLAIMLSLPLSLVGVAATLYLTGDTLNIMSMIGLIMLMGLVTKNAILLVDFANQARAEGLPRHQALLRAGTTRLRPIVMTTLAMIFGMLPLAFAIGAGAEMRAPMARAVIGGLITSTVLSLLVVPVVYTLLDDIRPAAVFEWFKRRSSRGPMKVGERTGGDGRAASRV; this is translated from the coding sequence ATGATTCTCAGCGATCTCTCCATCAAACAGCCGGTCTTCGCCACCATGATGATGGCCGCGCTGGCGGTGCTCGGCTTGAGCTCGTACCGGGCGCTCCAGGTCGATTTGTTTCCCGACGTCGATTTCCCGGTCGTCACGGTGACCATCCGTTATGCGGGAGCGGCTCCCGAAACGGTCGAGCGCGACGTCACGAAGAAGGTCGAGGAAGCCATCAACACGGTCGAAGGCGTGCGCCACATCGAGTCGACCTCTCAGGAAGGGCTCTCCAACATTGTCGTACAGTTCAACATCGGGGTCCCGACGTTGAGCGCCTCGCAGGACATCCGCGGCAAGGTCGCCGCCATCCGCGGCGACCTGCCGCGCGACATCGACGAGCCGATCATCCAGCGTCTCGATCCCGCCGCGACGCCAATCGTGTCGGTGGCGATCGACGCGCCGGCCCTGACCGCGCGCGCCATCACGGACATCGCCGACAAAGTCATCAAGCGCCGGCTCGAGAACGTGCCCGGCGTCGGGGCGGTGAATCTGGTCGGCCAGGCCACGCGCGAGATTCAGGTGCTCGTCGACCGCAATCGGCTGGAGGGGTACGCGCTCTCGCTCGACGAGGTCGTTCAGGCGCTCGGCCGCGAGAACGTCGACGCCACCGCGGGTGCGGCGGATCGCGGCCGGACGGAAGCCACTGTTCGCGTCGCGGCGCAGGGCCGATCGGCTGCCGACATCGCCGCCATCCCCGTCAAACGCGCCGACGGCCGGACGCTGCTCGTGCGCGACGTGGCCCAGGTGGTGGACGGCATCGAGCAGGCCCGCAGCCTGGCGTTCGTCGACGACCGGCCCGCGATCGCCTTGGACGTTCGGAAGCAGGCCGGGGCGAATACCGTGGCGGTGGCCGACGGCGTTCGAGCGGCGGTGGCGCGGCTCGCGCCCGACCTGCCGGCCGGCGTGTCGCTCCAGATGGTGCGGGATGACTCGACATTCATCCGCGACTCGATCGAGGACGTCCAGACGACACTCGTCCTCGGCGGGCTGCTCACGGTGTTCATCGTCTTCCTGTTCCTGAACTCGTGGCGATCGACCGTGATCACGGGGCTCACGCTGCCCATCTCCGTCGTGGCCGCGTTCATCGCCATGCGTCTCTTCGGCTTTACGCTGAACGTGCTGACGCTGATGGGACTCTCGCTCGCGATCGGGATACTCATTGACGACGCGATCGTGGTGCGCGAGAACATCGTCCGGCACATGCAGCGGGGGAAGGATCACCTGAATGCGGCGCGCGACGGCACCTCGGAGATCGGCCTCGCCGTCATGGCGACGACCTTCACCATCGTGGCCGTGTTCGTGCCCGTCGCGTTCATGTCCGGCATCGTGGGGCAGTTCTTCTACGAGTTCGGCATCACGGTGACCGCGGCGGTGCTGGTCTCGCTGTTCGTGAGCTTTACGCTCGACCCAATGTTGTCGTCCCAGTGGTACGACCCGGATGTGGAGGAGCGCCGGCGCAGGGGGCCGGTTGGCCGCCTGCTGCAGCGGTTCAACGCCCTGTTCGACAGCCTCCACGTCACGTACGAGCGCGCGCTCGACCGGGCGCTGCGGCATCGCTGGATCGTGGTGGCCGTGGCGGTCGCGGCATTCATCGGCGCCTTTCCGATTCTGGCCGTGCTCGGCGGCGACTTCCTGCCCGACTTCAACCGCGGCGAGTACCAGGTGCACTTCAAGGCCACGCCCGGCACGACGCTGCGCGAAACCGGCGACCGCGCCCTGGGGGCGACGGCACGCCTCAGGTCCCTGCCCGATGTGGAATACGCGTACACGACCATCGGCGAAGCCGGCGTGTCGTTCCGGCCCGTCACCGAGGGATCGACGTACGTGAAGCTGAAGCACGGCACGGAGAAGACGTTCAGCGAAGTGCTGCGGGAAGGCCGCCGTGCGGTCGCGCAGGTTCCCGGGTTGACGTATGCCTTCATCGAGGCGGACGCCTTCGGGCAGAAGCCGATTCAGATCAGCGTGCGTGGGGCTGACATCGAGGTCCTCGATCGCCTGTCGAAGGCCTTCGCGGCGGAGGTCCGGAAGATCCCGGGTGTCGCCGACGTCGAGTCGAGCCTCGAAACATCGAAGCCCGAGCTGCGAATCGAGGTGGACCGGCAGCGCGCGGGCGATCTCGGCATTCCGGTGGCGACCATCGCCGCCACGCTGCAGGCCGCCGTCGTCGGACAGGTGGCGACGACGATCGAGGACAGCGCGGGCGACACGCACGACGTGAGAGTCAGGCTGCGGCCGGACCAACGGCGGTACGCGCAGGACCTGATGCTGCTGTCGGTGCCGACCGACAAAGACGACGATCGCGGTGACAAGATCCTGAAGCCGCTGCGGGAGTTCGCGGGCGTGCGGCCCGGAAGCGGGCCCTCGTCGATCCGGCGGCGCGACCTCGTGCGGGAGGTGCGCGTCTCGGCGAACACCGACGGCCGGCCGCTGCAGGAGGTGTCCGGCGACGTGCTGGCCGCCGCCGCGCGGATCGGCGTGCCGCCCGGGTACGACATCATCGCCGGCGGCGACAGCGAAGAGCTCGCCAACATGTTCAGGAGCATGTTCGAGGCGCTGGCGCTGGCCGTCATCTTCATCTACCTGATCCTCGCGTCGCAGTTCGCCTCTTTCACGCATCCGCTGGCGATCATGCTGTCGCTGCCGCTCTCGCTCGTGGGGGTTGCGGCCACGCTGTACCTGACGGGCGACACCCTCAACATCATGAGCATGATCGGCCTCATCATGCTCATGGGCCTGGTCACGAAGAACGCGATCCTGCTGGTGGACTTCGCCAACCAGGCACGGGCGGAGGGACTGCCGCGGCATCAGGCGCTGCTGAGGGCTGGCACCACGCGCCTGCGTCCGATTGTGATGACGACGCTGGCGATGATCTTCGGGATGCTGCCGCTGGCCTTTGCCATCGGGGCGGGCGCCGAGATGCGCGCGCCTATGGCTCGGGCGGTCATCGGCGGCCTCATCACGTCGACGGTGCTGTCGCTGCTGGTTGTGCCGGTCGTCTACACGTTGCTGGACGACATCCGTCCGGCGGCCGTGTTCGAGTGGTTCAAGCGGCGGTCGTCGCGCGGGCCCATGAAAGTCGGGGAGCGCACCGGCGGCGATGGCCGCGCCGCCAGCAGGGTGTGA
- a CDS encoding TetR/AcrR family transcriptional regulator, giving the protein MDPTDSAAPVHPSSASRILATALDLFAVRGYDATSVREICEAAGITKPSLYHFFGSKEGVLRALATTSFEQFRAIVDSALATPGPLRTRLKTITRAVFEDVHRQPRLWRFLHGMVWAMPGTTELPHCMEVYDEIVGVLARAVDEAVQTREIAPGPTEIRMLILAGAIEEAAHGYLIAGRPELTPELADLLVDTVLDGWQ; this is encoded by the coding sequence ATGGACCCCACCGATTCGGCTGCACCCGTGCACCCCTCGAGCGCCAGTCGCATCCTCGCGACCGCGCTGGATCTGTTCGCCGTCCGCGGCTACGACGCCACGTCGGTGCGCGAAATCTGTGAAGCCGCCGGCATCACCAAGCCGTCGCTCTATCACTTCTTCGGAAGCAAGGAGGGGGTGCTGCGCGCGCTCGCCACGACGAGCTTCGAGCAGTTCCGAGCGATCGTTGACAGTGCTCTCGCCACACCGGGTCCGCTCCGTACACGCCTGAAAACGATCACGCGGGCCGTTTTCGAGGACGTGCACAGGCAGCCGCGCTTGTGGCGATTCCTCCATGGCATGGTCTGGGCGATGCCGGGCACGACCGAGCTGCCGCACTGCATGGAGGTCTATGACGAGATCGTGGGCGTCCTGGCCCGGGCTGTTGACGAGGCCGTGCAAACACGGGAGATCGCGCCCGGCCCCACCGAGATCCGGATGCTGATCCTTGCCGGCGCAATCGAAGAGGCGGCTCACGGATACCTCATCGCCGGACGCCCCGAGCTGACGCCGGAGCTCGCCGACTTGCTGGTCGACACCGTTCTGGACGGCTGGCAATGA